One genomic region from Microcystis panniformis FACHB-1757 encodes:
- a CDS encoding DegT/DnrJ/EryC1/StrS family aminotransferase has product MNSHLIKVPFVDLTWQNRPLQAKITEAIQTVIDRGDFVLGQALAEFETAFAQACGVEYAVGVASGTAALALALQAYGIGAGDEVLVPANTFVATLMGVIQAGAKPVLVDCHLDTALIDLAAAAQKITPNTRAILPVHLYGQMVSPQKLEDFARSHNLTIFEDAAQAHLASREGYRAGSVGVAAGFSFYPSKNLGAFGNGGMLVSNDPEISQKARSLRNYGAPSKYFHTDIGTNSRLDSIQAAILNVKLPHLEGWNRARQRAARQYDRLLAPLADKGILPIRDETETGHVYHLYVIRVLPHCPVDRQQLQEQLTAVGIQTGIHYPIPCHLQPAYRYLGYQQGDFPHAETLCEEIVSLPMYPGISEEQIDIVVEQITAIIG; this is encoded by the coding sequence ATGAATTCCCATTTAATCAAAGTTCCCTTTGTTGATTTAACTTGGCAAAATCGGCCCCTACAAGCAAAAATTACCGAGGCAATCCAAACAGTTATCGACCGAGGAGATTTTGTTTTAGGCCAAGCTTTAGCCGAATTTGAAACCGCCTTTGCCCAAGCTTGCGGAGTCGAGTATGCTGTGGGAGTAGCTTCTGGCACTGCTGCTCTTGCCCTGGCTTTACAAGCTTACGGCATCGGTGCCGGGGATGAAGTGCTAGTCCCCGCTAATACCTTTGTCGCTACCCTCATGGGTGTTATTCAAGCGGGGGCCAAACCAGTTTTAGTTGATTGTCACCTCGATACGGCCTTAATTGACCTCGCAGCGGCCGCCCAAAAAATTACCCCCAACACCCGCGCCATTCTACCCGTACACCTGTACGGACAGATGGTATCACCCCAAAAATTAGAGGATTTTGCCCGCAGCCATAATCTGACTATCTTTGAAGATGCGGCCCAGGCCCATTTAGCCAGTAGAGAAGGTTATCGCGCCGGCAGTGTCGGTGTGGCGGCGGGGTTTAGTTTTTATCCCAGTAAAAATTTAGGTGCTTTTGGCAATGGCGGAATGTTAGTGAGCAATGATCCCGAAATTAGCCAAAAAGCCCGTAGTTTAAGAAATTATGGCGCACCGAGCAAGTATTTTCACACCGATATCGGCACTAATAGTCGTTTAGACAGCATACAAGCCGCCATTTTAAATGTTAAATTACCCCATCTGGAAGGCTGGAATCGGGCCCGTCAGCGAGCGGCAAGACAATACGACCGGCTTTTGGCTCCTTTAGCCGATAAGGGCATTTTACCCATACGAGACGAAACCGAGACCGGTCATGTCTATCATCTCTACGTTATTCGCGTACTCCCCCATTGTCCGGTTGATCGCCAACAACTACAAGAACAATTAACTGCCGTCGGTATTCAAACCGGCATTCATTATCCGATTCCTTGTCATCTGCAACCGGCCTATCGCTACCTGGGTTATCAACAGGGAGACTTTCCTCATGCAGAGACTCTCTGTGAAGAAATTGTCTCTCTGCCCATGTACCCCGGTATCAGCGAGGAGCAAATTGACATCGTGGTTGAACAGATCACTGCGATCATCGGGTAA
- a CDS encoding leucine-rich repeat domain-containing protein, translating into MTAREVLELIQQAKDERAGELALSGRNLTEIPPEIPQLTSLQYLNLRNNQISEIPEALAQLTSLQHLRLSNNQISEIPEALAYLTSLRFLLLSDNQIREIPEALAQLTSLQVLNLSDNQIREIPEALAQLTSLQVLNLSNNQIREIPEALAQLTSLQSLHLSNNQIREIPKALAQLTSLQDLDLRNNQIREIPKALAQLTSLQHLFLYNNQIREIPEALAQLTSLQDLDLRNNQIREIPEALAQLTSLQDLDLRNNQIREIPEALAHLVNLKRLVLENNPITNVPPEIIRQGWGETILDDGNPQAIFNYLKDKGKKRPLNELKVLLVGEGDVGKTSLLKRLLHNTFNSGEPKTPGINIERWPLPQKPDIRLNIWDFGGQKVMQTTHQFFLTKRSLYLLVLDNRKNEQQNRLEYWLKLIETYGGNSPVIIVGNCADENPPQVKIRTLRKKYPQITKLIATSCKTGVGIEQLVQEIASQIDAIPHIKDLLPNSWFQIKTQLETMQESYDFISYEKYQEMCQTAEIKEASDQKSLVQFLHDLGIVLNYQDDPRLNETNVLNPEWVTDGVYDILNNHDLMVQKKGILSLPDLQDILKQPQRYPENKRGFLMDLMGKFELCFPLDGYSPARYLITDLLPIDEPDVDSYENAPLHFQYRYDILPGSIISRFIVRNHQMIYKTMRWRSGVVLTMDLNKALVRADEEDNYISIKAQGSRANALLAIIKTDFQKIHATIPNLAVQEKLVIRELQGEKPTGVEVPVDYLHLIELDRQGSVEATLPGLRGKYNIRDILEGVESKRERERHLDEREERSRKSRENRPMSPKTPETPNLLKPSLALLLVLAVVTFIFAVLANTVPVVQFITSVLTIIFIFALIVIVLLFWTGKINETTFNQFLEGFWRSITIFKGQEPKTNNDDTPQETPESEQ; encoded by the coding sequence ATGACAGCACGGGAAGTATTAGAGTTAATTCAACAGGCAAAGGACGAAAGAGCGGGGGAGTTGGCTCTGTCTGGCAGAAACTTAACAGAAATTCCCCCCGAAATCCCTCAACTCACCTCCCTGCAATACCTCAACCTCAGAAATAACCAAATCAGCGAGATTCCAGAAGCGCTCGCTCAACTCACCTCCCTGCAGCACCTCCGTCTCAGCAATAACCAAATCAGCGAGATTCCAGAAGCACTCGCTTACCTCACCTCCCTGCGATTCCTCCTCCTCAGCGATAACCAAATCAGGGAGATACCAGAAGCGCTCGCTCAACTCACCTCCCTGCAAGTCCTCAACCTCAGCGATAACCAAATCAGGGAGATACCAGAAGCGCTCGCTCAACTCACCTCCCTGCAAGTCCTCAACCTCAGCAATAACCAAATCAGGGAGATACCAGAAGCGCTCGCTCAACTCACCTCCCTGCAAAGCCTCCACCTCAGCAATAACCAAATCAGGGAGATACCAAAAGCGCTCGCTCAACTCACCTCCCTGCAAGACCTCGACCTCAGAAATAACCAAATCAGGGAGATACCAAAAGCGCTCGCTCAACTCACCTCCCTGCAGCACCTCTTTCTCTACAATAACCAAATCAGGGAGATACCAGAAGCGCTCGCTCAACTCACCTCCCTGCAAGACCTCGACCTCAGAAATAACCAAATCAGGGAGATACCAGAAGCGCTCGCTCAACTCACCTCCCTGCAAGACCTCGACCTCAGAAATAACCAAATCAGGGAGATTCCAGAAGCGCTCGCTCACCTAGTCAACCTGAAGCGATTAGTCCTCGAAAATAACCCGATTACCAACGTTCCCCCGGAAATTATTCGTCAGGGATGGGGTGAAACAATATTGGATGATGGCAACCCGCAGGCGATTTTTAATTATCTCAAGGATAAAGGGAAAAAACGCCCTCTTAATGAGCTTAAAGTTTTATTGGTGGGGGAGGGGGATGTGGGGAAAACTTCCCTGTTAAAGCGGTTACTGCACAATACCTTTAATTCCGGAGAACCCAAGACCCCCGGCATTAATATTGAAAGGTGGCCACTGCCCCAAAAACCCGATATTCGCCTCAATATCTGGGATTTTGGCGGTCAGAAAGTGATGCAAACCACCCATCAGTTTTTTCTGACTAAACGCAGTCTTTATCTGCTTGTCCTCGACAACCGCAAAAATGAACAGCAAAACCGTCTGGAATACTGGTTAAAACTCATTGAAACCTACGGAGGCAATTCTCCCGTGATTATCGTGGGTAATTGTGCCGATGAAAATCCCCCCCAAGTTAAGATCCGCACCCTCCGGAAAAAATATCCCCAAATCACCAAGCTAATCGCCACTTCCTGTAAAACCGGTGTGGGAATCGAGCAACTTGTGCAGGAAATCGCCTCCCAAATCGATGCTATTCCCCATATCAAAGATTTATTGCCTAATAGTTGGTTTCAGATCAAAACTCAACTAGAAACGATGCAAGAGAGTTATGACTTTATTTCCTACGAAAAGTATCAGGAAATGTGTCAGACAGCCGAGATTAAAGAGGCCAGCGATCAAAAAAGTTTAGTGCAGTTTCTCCACGATCTCGGTATTGTCCTCAACTACCAAGATGATCCGCGACTGAATGAAACCAATGTCCTGAACCCGGAATGGGTAACTGACGGTGTTTATGATATTCTCAATAATCACGATTTGATGGTGCAAAAAAAGGGCATTCTTTCACTGCCAGATCTGCAAGATATTCTCAAACAACCCCAACGTTATCCCGAAAATAAACGCGGATTTTTGATGGATTTGATGGGAAAATTTGAACTCTGTTTTCCCCTTGATGGTTACAGTCCCGCTCGCTATCTAATCACCGATCTTCTACCCATCGATGAACCGGATGTGGATAGCTACGAAAACGCACCTTTACACTTCCAGTACCGTTATGATATCCTGCCCGGTAGCATTATTTCCCGCTTTATCGTCCGTAATCACCAGATGATCTATAAAACCATGCGTTGGCGTAGTGGTGTGGTTCTGACAATGGATCTTAATAAAGCTTTGGTGCGTGCCGACGAGGAAGATAACTACATCAGCATAAAAGCCCAGGGTTCCCGTGCTAATGCGCTTTTAGCTATTATTAAGACAGATTTTCAGAAAATTCACGCTACTATCCCTAATTTAGCCGTACAGGAAAAGTTAGTGATTCGAGAATTGCAAGGGGAAAAACCCACCGGGGTAGAAGTTCCCGTCGATTATCTCCATCTGATAGAACTCGATCGCCAAGGCAGCGTGGAAGCAACTCTCCCCGGTTTGCGCGGCAAATACAATATCCGCGATATCTTAGAAGGGGTGGAATCTAAGAGAGAAAGAGAAAGACATCTCGACGAAAGGGAGGAACGTAGCCGCAAAAGCCGAGAAAATCGCCCTATGAGTCCCAAAACGCCAGAAACTCCCAATCTCCTGAAACCTAGTCTCGCTTTGTTGCTGGTTTTAGCTGTGGTTACTTTTATCTTTGCGGTGCTTGCCAATACTGTGCCAGTGGTACAGTTTATTACCAGCGTTTTGACAATTATTTTTATCTTTGCTCTTATTGTGATTGTGTTATTGTTCTGGACGGGTAAAATCAATGAAACGACCTTTAATCAGTTTTTAGAGGGTTTTTGGCGATCTATCACGATTTTTAAAGGACAAGAACCAAAAACCAACAACGATGACACCCCCCAAGAAACCCCCGAATCGGAGCAGTAA
- a CDS encoding TPM domain-containing protein, producing the protein MLNRFCRGISIALVIGVISCLGWIICPNQALAVNNPELLPNETTPIVDLANYLPAKQEEALIRDIETFQGETGWKMRVLTQYDRSPGRAVINFWGLDDKSILLVADGRGGNLLSFSIGDAVYEFLPRTFWIELQARFGNMYFVRENGENNAIVQSLDTVKGCLVKGGCAVVPGLPREQWILTLITSIVGGLVFGFAGIPRKEGQVFAWQWVLIVSPLWFILFVAFGIGPVVTRTSELLPLFRNLIGFALGVLVAYLSPRFNSLNASKT; encoded by the coding sequence ATGCTCAATCGTTTTTGCCGAGGAATCTCGATCGCTCTTGTCATTGGTGTCATTAGCTGTCTGGGTTGGATTATCTGCCCAAATCAAGCTCTAGCGGTGAATAATCCCGAATTACTGCCCAATGAAACCACTCCGATCGTTGATTTAGCCAATTATCTACCCGCAAAACAGGAAGAGGCATTAATCCGAGATATCGAGACATTTCAAGGGGAAACCGGCTGGAAAATGCGAGTTTTAACCCAATATGACCGCAGCCCCGGCCGAGCAGTGATTAATTTCTGGGGATTGGATGATAAAAGTATTCTCCTAGTGGCCGATGGTCGCGGCGGTAATCTACTATCTTTTAGTATTGGTGATGCCGTCTATGAATTTTTACCCCGCACTTTTTGGATCGAATTACAGGCCCGTTTCGGTAATATGTATTTTGTCCGAGAAAATGGCGAAAATAATGCGATCGTACAATCCTTAGACACGGTAAAAGGTTGTTTAGTTAAAGGTGGTTGTGCGGTAGTCCCCGGTTTACCGAGGGAACAGTGGATCTTAACTTTAATTACCTCAATTGTCGGTGGTTTAGTCTTCGGGTTTGCCGGTATTCCCCGCAAAGAAGGACAGGTTTTCGCTTGGCAATGGGTTTTAATTGTCTCTCCCCTCTGGTTTATCCTCTTTGTTGCTTTTGGCATCGGACCGGTGGTTACTCGCACCAGTGAATTACTGCCCCTTTTCCGCAATTTAATCGGTTTTGCCCTTGGAGTTTTAGTCGCCTATCTTTCCCCTCGTTTTAATTCCCTCAACGCCTCAAAAACCTAA
- a CDS encoding LmeA family phospholipid-binding protein, whose protein sequence is MWVNTQSEIISKVLPPAVRLFLRTQVEQIEDLEMQLQGHDRQILRGYIPGVFLAVGKAIYQGLHLGKAQLRGENIRLNIGQVLRGKPLKILEPIRVSGEVEINEQDLNNSIASTILINAFADLLIFSLENNGIVNAREIISQQRFNWKNVLLNQGYFCLLGHRETGAEVIFSADITLKDARTLGISPRQWQGLAPDLSIDLQPFTVDLGKDVEIKSFILEDQTLFCQGSFLILP, encoded by the coding sequence ATGTGGGTCAATACTCAAAGTGAGATTATTAGTAAAGTTTTGCCGCCAGCAGTACGTCTGTTCTTAAGAACGCAAGTAGAACAGATAGAAGATTTAGAAATGCAGCTGCAAGGTCATGATCGGCAAATTTTGCGCGGTTATATCCCCGGGGTATTTTTAGCCGTGGGAAAAGCGATTTATCAGGGGTTACATTTAGGTAAAGCGCAATTAAGAGGGGAAAATATTCGTCTTAATATCGGGCAGGTTTTGCGAGGGAAACCCCTAAAAATTTTGGAACCTATTCGGGTTAGCGGTGAGGTGGAAATTAACGAGCAGGATTTAAATAATTCGATCGCCTCGACTATTTTAATTAATGCTTTTGCCGATTTACTAATTTTTTCCCTAGAAAATAACGGAATTGTTAACGCCAGAGAAATTATCTCACAACAGCGTTTTAACTGGAAAAATGTTCTCTTAAATCAGGGTTATTTCTGTCTTCTCGGCCATAGAGAAACGGGTGCAGAAGTAATTTTTAGCGCTGATATTACCTTAAAAGATGCCCGCACTTTAGGGATTAGTCCCCGACAATGGCAAGGTTTAGCCCCAGATTTATCTATTGATTTGCAACCTTTTACCGTCGATTTAGGCAAAGATGTGGAGATTAAATCTTTTATTCTCGAAGATCAAACTCTTTTCTGTCAGGGAAGTTTTTTGATTTTACCTTAA
- a CDS encoding DUF445 domain-containing protein, which yields MLFRPYKAIYIGKRPLPFTPGLIPRNQDRLAVRVSDTIMGSLLTPEELQKLAKRLLDTERVQGAILWLLQLALKQIKGDRQAKTAEILAAILHDLFGESLARLLKVLARRQDFLEKQINQIFDRLVLEFSLSEQQARQFSDWLLETVLPADVIRLALIDFLTDRNIQVIDEGFREKTSGTYWVVANLFGLRNALARLRTFCLDEKDLANTRIKELLLSLEMRNRLKNWLQSISLQNLPISTVRQLRKTTRDTVRIYIQESGEQFLQDFGQTIDWDQIANLIINRLQSSGSMTTSLGVISQELALILERYLEEDLEKLVAQIIPILNIDQVIRDRVNATSPADLENAIQGIVKQELQGIVNLGGILGLLVGLMQTIILIAQNPG from the coding sequence ATGCTATTTCGTCCCTACAAGGCGATTTATATCGGTAAGCGTCCTCTTCCCTTCACTCCGGGGTTAATTCCTCGCAATCAAGATCGATTAGCTGTCCGGGTATCGGATACGATCATGGGTTCCCTGTTAACTCCCGAGGAACTACAAAAACTGGCTAAACGACTCCTGGACACGGAAAGGGTACAGGGGGCGATACTCTGGCTGTTACAATTAGCTTTAAAACAAATAAAAGGCGATCGGCAAGCAAAAACCGCCGAGATTTTGGCGGCAATTCTTCATGATTTATTCGGGGAATCTTTAGCGAGATTACTAAAAGTTTTAGCCCGACGACAGGACTTTTTAGAAAAACAGATCAATCAAATTTTTGATCGCCTAGTCTTGGAATTTTCTCTCAGTGAACAACAGGCGCGACAATTCTCCGATTGGCTATTAGAAACCGTCTTACCTGCTGATGTTATCCGTCTAGCTTTGATCGATTTTTTAACCGATCGCAATATTCAAGTTATCGATGAAGGATTTCGGGAAAAAACCAGTGGAACCTATTGGGTAGTAGCCAATTTATTCGGTTTACGCAATGCCCTGGCCCGCTTACGCACTTTTTGCCTTGATGAAAAGGATTTAGCTAACACCAGAATCAAAGAATTATTACTATCTTTAGAGATGCGTAATCGTCTGAAAAACTGGTTACAAAGTATCTCTTTACAAAATTTACCTATCTCCACCGTCAGACAATTGCGTAAAACCACCAGGGATACGGTGCGAATTTATATTCAAGAAAGTGGCGAACAATTTCTGCAAGATTTTGGACAAACGATCGACTGGGATCAAATCGCTAATTTAATTATTAATCGTCTGCAATCTTCAGGGTCAATGACTACATCATTAGGGGTAATTAGTCAAGAGTTAGCGTTAATTTTAGAGCGTTATCTAGAGGAAGATTTAGAGAAATTAGTCGCCCAAATTATCCCGATTCTCAACATCGATCAGGTGATCCGCGATCGGGTAAATGCTACTTCCCCTGCTGATCTGGAAAATGCTATTCAAGGCATTGTTAAACAGGAATTACAGGGAATTGTTAATCTCGGTGGTATTCTCGGTCTTCTAGTCGGACTAATGCAAACAATTATTTTAATCGCACAGAATCCGGGGTAA
- the ubiE gene encoding bifunctional demethylmenaquinone methyltransferase/2-methoxy-6-polyprenyl-1,4-benzoquinol methylase UbiE — protein sequence MSNQSSPNSTEIQAIFDQIAPEYDRLNQELSLGLHRVWKLMTVKWCQPEKGDFALDICCGSGDLTNLLSKQVGKTGQVIGLDFSPQQLKIARQRFSATNINWIEGDALNLPFADSSFDCATIGYGLRNVVDITQSLGELYRVLKPGAKAAILDFHQPTQTIAKLFQNWYLDHIVVPAAERYGLTDQYAYISPSIDRFPQGPEQVKLGYQSGFSSAVHYPLLAGLMGVLVLKK from the coding sequence ATGTCCAATCAATCCTCACCTAACTCCACAGAAATACAAGCAATTTTTGATCAGATCGCTCCCGAATATGACCGACTTAATCAAGAATTAAGTTTAGGATTACACCGCGTCTGGAAATTAATGACAGTCAAGTGGTGTCAACCCGAAAAAGGGGATTTTGCCCTCGATATCTGTTGTGGCAGCGGCGACCTAACTAACCTATTATCAAAACAAGTGGGTAAAACCGGCCAAGTGATCGGACTAGATTTTTCCCCACAACAATTAAAAATCGCCCGTCAACGCTTTAGCGCCACTAATATTAACTGGATAGAAGGGGATGCCCTCAATTTACCCTTTGCCGATTCTAGCTTTGATTGTGCCACTATTGGCTATGGATTACGCAATGTGGTGGATATTACCCAATCTTTGGGGGAATTATACCGAGTCCTGAAACCGGGTGCTAAAGCGGCGATTCTGGACTTCCATCAACCCACCCAAACCATCGCCAAATTATTCCAAAACTGGTATCTCGATCATATCGTCGTTCCGGCTGCCGAGCGTTACGGTTTAACTGACCAGTACGCTTATATTAGTCCCAGTATCGATCGCTTTCCCCAGGGCCCAGAACAGGTAAAATTAGGCTATCAGTCGGGATTTTCCAGCGCTGTTCACTATCCACTCCTAGCAGGACTGATGGGAGTGTTAGTCTTGAAGAAATAA
- a CDS encoding MBL fold metallo-hydrolase, which produces MPYNCFQIKFWGVRGSIPCPGSETVRYGGNTSCVEMQVGRERLIFDGGTGLRLLGQSLMAESPAKAHLFFSHSHWDHIQGFPFFIPAFIRGNTFKIYAVPSPNGATIKQTLHDQMLHPNFPVPLQIMRADLEFYNLEMGETLHCGDVTVETRPLNHPGEAVGYRVNWQGLSAAYITDTEHFPDRLDDNVLALAWQADVMIIDATYTDEEYNHPKYSKVGWGHSTWQQAVKIAQAAQVKQLVLFHHDPAHNDDFLDRIGEEARKILPQTILAREGLSIELRPGDDQIDEA; this is translated from the coding sequence ATGCCCTACAACTGCTTCCAGATCAAATTTTGGGGAGTAAGGGGGAGTATTCCCTGTCCAGGTTCGGAAACCGTTCGTTATGGTGGTAATACTTCCTGTGTAGAGATGCAAGTCGGTAGAGAAAGATTAATTTTTGACGGTGGTACGGGGTTACGCCTACTAGGACAGTCTTTGATGGCAGAAAGTCCAGCGAAAGCCCATTTATTTTTCAGCCACTCCCATTGGGATCATATTCAGGGTTTTCCTTTTTTTATCCCTGCTTTTATCCGGGGCAATACTTTTAAAATCTACGCAGTTCCCTCCCCCAACGGAGCAACCATCAAGCAAACATTACACGATCAGATGTTACATCCTAATTTTCCCGTGCCTTTGCAGATTATGCGGGCCGATTTAGAATTTTATAATCTAGAAATGGGCGAAACCCTCCACTGTGGGGATGTCACCGTCGAAACCCGTCCTTTAAATCATCCAGGAGAAGCGGTGGGTTATCGGGTAAATTGGCAGGGTTTATCGGCAGCATATATTACCGATACCGAACATTTTCCCGATCGCCTTGATGATAACGTTTTGGCTTTGGCATGGCAAGCGGATGTGATGATTATTGATGCTACCTACACCGATGAGGAATACAACCATCCTAAGTATTCTAAGGTGGGTTGGGGTCATTCCACTTGGCAGCAAGCAGTCAAAATCGCTCAAGCAGCGCAAGTTAAGCAGTTAGTTCTATTTCATCACGATCCGGCCCATAATGACGATTTTCTTGATCGCATTGGGGAAGAGGCAAGAAAGATTCTGCCTCAAACTATTCTGGCCCGGGAAGGCCTCTCGATCGAACTGCGGCCTGGAGATGATCAGATAGATGAAGCGTAA
- a CDS encoding class I SAM-dependent methyltransferase, whose protein sequence is MDLQKFLEKLPQQYQDWGSPLMSPISEQLTLLSEKTASYPDRNLFPLLNLAVACLQPDEVYCQVGCFRRGSLVAAFCNNSDRCGYGVEAFFKYDPSGEKLTILSEDLEDFQLSEQIFLSDQETENFFDDLEELNSEEKLGVYYYDAAEDYRSLFISLLLAKKFWSDSALIMINKCQHPALQQAIKDFIKTHPQAQIILDDQVANHGLLGLKNICLLAWNAPPGITALKSPKKLVLNVGCGPYNPEALPKLFRDGNWQEIRLDINTAVNPDILGTITDLSAVPDNSVDAVFSSHNLEHIYHYEVPIALEEFKRILKPEGFLMIVVPDMQTAAEFVARGDMENEPLYISPGGPVRALWMFYGMGTEVPGMPYMAHKTGFTSQNLNQKLQEANFARVEVIRTEFELVAFGYK, encoded by the coding sequence ATGGATTTACAGAAATTCTTAGAAAAACTGCCCCAACAGTATCAGGATTGGGGATCGCCTCTAATGTCGCCTATTTCCGAGCAATTAACCCTTTTAAGCGAAAAAACCGCCTCCTATCCCGATCGCAATCTCTTTCCCCTGCTCAATCTCGCCGTTGCCTGTCTGCAACCGGACGAGGTTTACTGTCAAGTGGGTTGTTTTCGTCGCGGTAGTTTAGTCGCCGCTTTCTGCAATAATAGCGATCGCTGCGGTTATGGCGTAGAAGCTTTTTTTAAATACGATCCATCGGGAGAAAAGCTAACTATATTATCTGAGGATTTGGAGGATTTTCAACTATCAGAACAGATATTTTTAAGCGATCAAGAAACGGAAAACTTTTTCGATGATCTGGAAGAATTAAACAGTGAAGAAAAGCTGGGAGTTTATTACTACGATGCCGCCGAAGACTATCGCTCTCTCTTTATCTCCTTACTTTTAGCCAAAAAATTCTGGTCTGATTCCGCTTTAATTATGATCAATAAATGTCAGCATCCTGCTCTCCAACAGGCCATAAAAGATTTTATTAAAACCCATCCCCAAGCCCAGATAATTTTAGATGATCAAGTCGCTAATCACGGTTTGCTTGGTTTGAAAAATATTTGTTTATTAGCTTGGAATGCTCCCCCAGGGATAACAGCGCTAAAATCCCCGAAAAAACTGGTTTTAAATGTGGGTTGTGGCCCCTATAATCCCGAAGCTTTACCCAAACTATTCCGCGATGGTAATTGGCAAGAAATTCGCCTCGATATTAATACTGCTGTTAACCCCGATATTTTAGGAACGATTACCGATTTAAGTGCTGTTCCCGATAACTCCGTCGATGCGGTTTTTTCTAGTCATAATCTAGAACATATTTATCATTACGAAGTTCCCATCGCGCTGGAGGAATTTAAACGCATTCTTAAACCCGAAGGCTTTTTGATGATCGTGGTTCCCGATATGCAAACCGCCGCCGAATTTGTCGCTAGAGGCGATATGGAAAATGAACCTTTATATATTTCTCCCGGTGGTCCTGTGCGGGCTTTATGGATGTTTTACGGCATGGGAACAGAAGTCCCCGGAATGCCCTATATGGCTCATAAAACCGGTTTTACCTCCCAAAATCTCAACCAGAAATTACAAGAAGCAAATTTTGCCAGAGTCGAGGTAATTCGCACGGAATTTGAGTTAGTTGCTTTTGGGTATAAGTGA
- a CDS encoding DMT family transporter — protein MENLDLKKSSPLLLISPFFLWGTAMVAMKGVIPHTTPLFMAAIRLVPAGMLVLMVAWFLGRPQPKTLQAWLWIALFALMDGTLFQSFLALGLNRTGAGLGSVIIDSQPLAVALMSSWLFKEVIGVWGWLGLGLGIGGISLIGLPDQWFYDFFGQKAVNIDFSWQELLNSGEMLMLLASLSMAVGTVLIRFVCRHADPVSATGWHMILGGLPLFLASGFTESHQWQNVDLNGWLALSYATIFGSAIAYGVFFYLAAKGNLTSLSSLTFLTPVFALTFGNLFLGEMLSILQWAGVSLTLVSIYLINQRERIAPQLRAIFANLSSLIPKSN, from the coding sequence ATGGAAAACCTAGATTTAAAGAAATCCTCGCCCCTCTTACTTATCTCACCGTTTTTTCTCTGGGGAACAGCGATGGTAGCGATGAAGGGTGTTATCCCCCACACCACCCCCCTATTTATGGCGGCAATTCGCCTGGTTCCCGCCGGAATGTTAGTTTTAATGGTAGCTTGGTTTTTAGGTCGTCCTCAGCCCAAAACCCTGCAAGCATGGTTATGGATTGCCCTTTTTGCTCTCATGGATGGCACTCTTTTTCAAAGTTTTCTGGCATTGGGATTAAATCGCACCGGGGCAGGGTTAGGATCGGTAATTATTGACTCCCAACCCCTAGCGGTGGCTTTAATGTCCAGTTGGCTATTTAAAGAAGTTATCGGTGTCTGGGGATGGTTGGGATTGGGTTTAGGAATTGGGGGAATTAGTTTAATTGGCTTGCCCGATCAATGGTTTTATGACTTTTTTGGACAAAAAGCGGTAAATATTGACTTTAGCTGGCAGGAATTACTAAATAGCGGCGAAATGCTCATGCTTTTGGCTTCCCTATCCATGGCGGTGGGAACAGTGTTAATCCGGTTTGTCTGTCGTCATGCGGATCCCGTCAGCGCCACCGGATGGCACATGATTTTAGGAGGATTGCCGCTATTTTTAGCTTCAGGTTTCACCGAATCCCATCAATGGCAAAATGTAGATTTAAATGGTTGGTTAGCTTTAAGTTATGCCACTATTTTTGGTAGTGCAATCGCCTATGGAGTATTCTTTTATTTAGCCGCCAAGGGCAATTTAACCAGTTTAAGTTCTTTAACTTTTTTAACTCCGGTTTTTGCCCTCACTTTCGGGAATTTATTCCTCGGTGAGATGTTAAGCATATTGCAATGGGCGGGGGTATCTTTAACCCTCGTTAGTATTTATTTAATCAATCAAAGGGAAAGAATCGCCCCACAATTGCGGGCAATTTTTGCTAATCTTTCCTCACTTATACCCAAAAGCAACTAA